A single Opisthocomus hoazin isolate bOpiHoa1 chromosome 1, bOpiHoa1.hap1, whole genome shotgun sequence DNA region contains:
- the NPAT gene encoding protein NPAT isoform X2: MLLPSDVARLVLGYLQQEKLLATCRAFILESSDLKEYAEHCTEDGFIPACLLSLCGKNLTTILNEYVAMKTKETTNEVPAMMSSLWKKLDYTLSQIRSMQNSTGFSANQRTRTRSGIVEMKRQRMLQQSAPANSGLLSVAYQSGPQNSSSLVSPQVIHRPTINQSMSQTRLNTLFVHQSQTQENKISRDFIHVQVPASQERKLHSNLLSPGRRKSDSQKRRSVATSGPLSATRSSQDPDEVIIEKESEPLEEFIDGNFPQLVIENAREKILSNKSLQEKLAENINKILGSDGNVAQVPKQTDSGPMEQETSIDEILGLQGEIHMSEEAIQDILEQTESDPAFQALFDLFDYGKSKVNKNLPAGISGQSGVENTILVDEDNLETLESSLGTEDTSRCDNSRESLSCKGFQSGEASCALKTSINDDDMAKKNTTNEQLPGHCRPGKQAEVLKTITPEPIGELEIAFDSVPGLTEPNKRQSSDTECNEHCGDSYDKKESSALASESERAMEIEKGPLSHSGQRSPNLEYVHSGSPQISLISVAQGGTASENKTHSGSKCHLSPDTLLSEKTGTESPSGGSPGHSVQLRKNNSSLSPSADAAKEQAVTNDPAALPGVLPEDSRHLSNHQEQSTPSDSAAGSAVKISDLDKTELQLEVVDTSNTTYSNHQHTLDKPCKKDLNLPSGLSNSEGTQREMQEPSSSTKVDADNMYFSSGGDACTEISVVSTENNLTTSEICHSPLPETASSADESGTGAKSISGVSSSSQPMDVDPSNIMSLKIIISDDPFISSDTELNNAVSSITGENLPTIILSSPAKSPTKTAGLSQCLTSEDTEKNVDSALAEQNLLVLRPKDPVVTSVTTPNEDCAVFSVAGTTNLSKEGGFIQLMPATSTAFGNSNNLYIATCVTDPATLGTAVTPSNVVVLPGSSMPLAAQAPAVQQLRTPPRSSNTFAANQTVSPNFPQGSAIIIASPVQPVLQGMVGMIPLSVVGQNGNTFSAPARQVLHMPVANPVCNRSVPKLPIPPKSQKIPGARNKTNTGKLVPSAAEPLNHTNSRTQRAGNSDKLITAELGRKVEESLPVAPVDSTSSNSRQTESHRRVLCFDNIPPAPGGNAQIQTTKSLSQKERNENTLFAVDSASSSAKAQVAKREKEKTLPRILCKPEVGSNRSASVKEPQPERKAAAAGLPLDPFHKTTANKENELRRDSDEKQKNQDTAKLSNGQQSVSLWNEKTVGSVQELSRKQGSLSNGNGKPSASVALSSKEPKREPTKASSQGLCLSSPFTKQCVEMLQDIQWHSPASKTAENGELPVPRTPSGVGDRHTDDTTDSVRTPTCRRFNEDSTTPRIMVPPATPDLPACSPASETGSENSVSMAAHTLMILSRAAIARTSTATPLKDNTQQFRSLRSTVKKRKLEDLNEGERNSRSANRRDLQSSPTPSKKKKIKKKKLPNSFPAGMDVDKFLLSLHYDE; the protein is encoded by the exons ATGCTGCTGCCGTCCGACGTGGCCCGGCTGGTGCTGG GATATTTACAACAGGAAAAGCTTCTAGCTACCTGCCGTGCATTTATTTTGGAAAGCTCAGATTTGAAAGAATATGCAGAGCATTGTACAGAGGATGGGTTTATTCCAGCCTGCTTGCTG tccctGTGTGGAAAAAACTTGACAACTATTCTTAATGAATACGTAGCCATGAAAACAAAAG AAACAACAAATGAAGTTCCGGCAATGATGTCATCTCTCTGGAAAAAATTAGACTATACACTTTCTCAGATCAG gagCATGCAGAATTCCACAGGATTTTCTGCTAATCAAAGGA CACGTACAAGAAGTGGAATTGTAGAaatgaaaagacagagaatgCTTCAGCAATCAGCTCCTGCAAACTCAGGATTGTTGTCCGTAGCCTATCAGTCAGGGCCACAGAATTCCTCTTCCCTTGTATCTCCTCAAGTTATTCACAGGCCAACAATAAATCAAAGCATGTCACAGACAAGACTGAATACGTTGTTTGTGCACCAGTCACAAACTCAGGAAAACAAGATCAGCA GAGATTTCATACATGTTCAAGTTCCAGCATCACAAGAACGAAAGCTTCATTCAAACTTGCTTTCTCCAGGAAGACGAAAAAG TGACTCTCAGAAGAGGAGGAGTGTTGCAACATCTGGACCTCTTTCAGCAACTAGAAGTTCTCAAGATCCTGATGAAGTAATAATAGAAAAAGAAAGTGAGCCACTTGAAGAATTCATAGATGGTAACTTCCCA CAACTGGTTATTGAAAATGCCAGAGAAAAAATCTTGAGCAACAAATCTCTTCAGGAGAAGCTTGCTGAGAACATTAACAAAATCCTGGGCAG TGATGGCAATGTTGCTCAGGTGCCTAAGCAGACAGACAGTGGTCCCATGGAACAGGAGACTTCAATTGATGAAATCCTCGGACTTCAG GGTGAAATTCATATGTCAGAAGAGGCTATACAGGACATTCTAGAACAGACAGAATCAGATCCAGCTTTTCAGGCACTCTTTGACTTGTTTGATTATG gaaagagCAAGGTAAACAAGAACTTACCTGCTGGTATTTCTGGTCAGAGTGGAGTAGAAAATACAATCCTGGTGGATGAGGACAACCTGGAAACACTTGAAAGTTCTTTAGGAACAGAAGATACTAGTAGAT GTGATAATTCTAGAGAATCGCTATCCTGTAAAGGTTTTCAGTCAGGAGAAGCATCATGTGCCTTGAAGACCAGCATTAATGATGATGATATGGCTAAGAAAAATACAACCAATGAACAGTTGCCTGGACATTGTAGACCAGGGAAGCAGGCTGAAGTGCTCAAAACCATTACGCCTGAACCCATTGGGGAGCTTGAGATTGCTTTTGACTCTGTGCCTGGTTTAACTGAACCTAACAAGAGACAGAGTTCTGATACCGAATGTAATGAACACTGTGGAGATTCTTATGATAAAAAAGAATCGTCTGCATTAGCATCTGAAAGTGAAAGAGCTATGGAAATTGAAAAAGGGCCACTAAGTCATAGCGGTCAACGTAGTCCTAATTTAGAATATGTTCATTCTGGTAGTCCACAGATTTCTTTGATTTCAGTGGCCCAAGGTGGTACAGCcagtgaaaataaaacacattctgGAAGTAAATGTCACTTATCACCAGATACATTACTATCTGAAAAAACAGGTACTGAAAGCCCTTCTGGTGGGAGCCCTGGCCACAGTGtacagctgagaaaaaacaaTTCATCATTGAGCCCATCAGCAGATGCAGCAAAAGAACAGGCTGTAACAAACGATCCAGCTGCCTTACCTGGCGTTTTACCGGAGGACTCTAGGCACCTCTCTAACCATCAGGAACAGAGCACGCCGTCAGACTCTGCTGCAGGATCTGCAGTGAAGATTTCGGATCTCGACAAAACGGAGTTGCAGCTGGAAGTTGTTGATACTTCTAACACAACTTACTCAAATCATCAGCATACACTTGATAAGCCTTGTAAGAAAGATCTTAACCTCCCTTCAGGACTGTCAAACTCAGAGGGAACACAAAGGGAAATGCAAGAACCTTCATCTTCTACAAAAGTAGATGCTGATAATATGTATTTCTCTTCTGGTGGTGATGCATGTACAGAAATTTCTGTGGTATCCACTGAGAATAATCTTACTACATCTGAAATATGCCACTCTCCTCTGCCGGAAACTGCATCCTCAGCAGATGAGTCGGGTACTGGGGCCAAAAGTATAAGCGGTGTATCGTCTAGTAGTCAGCCAATGGATGTTGATCCTTCCAATATAATGTCCCTCAAGATCATCATCAGCGATGATCCATTTATTTCATCAGACACGGAGTTAAATAACGCAGTTTCCAGCATCACAGGAGAAAATTTGCCGACTATAATATTGTCTTCTCCAGCCAAATCCCCAACCAAGACTGCAGGCCTGTCCCAATGTCTAACTTcagaagacacagaaaaaaatgtggattCAGCTTTGGCAGAGCAGAATCTTCTTGTGCTTAGACCTAAGGATCCAGTGGTCACCTCCGTTACCACTCCGAATGAAGACTGCGCTGTTTTTTCGGTTGCAGGTACAACTAATCTTTCCAAGGAAGGGGGATTTATACAGTTGATGCCAGCAACCAGCACAGCTTTTGGGAATTCAAACAACCTTTACATAGCCACCTGTGTCACTGATCCAGCTACCTTGGGCACAGCTGTAACACCATCAAACGTAGTTGTTTTGCCCGGCAGTTCCATGCCGCTCGCTGCCCAGGCTCCAGCTGTACAACAGTTACGGACTCCGCCAAGATCCAGCAATACGTTTGCAGCAAACCAGACTGTCTCCCCAAACTTCCCACAAG gTTCTGCCATTATAATTGCATCTCCGGTGCAACCTGTTTTGCAAGGGATGGTGGGAATGATACCTCTCTCAGTAGTAGGACAAAATGGAAATACGTTCTCAGCACCTGCCCGCCAG GTTCTGCATATGCCTGTGGCTAATCCAGTGTGCAACAGAAGTGTCCCAAAACTTCCCATCCCTCCCAAATCACAAAAGATTCCTGGAGCAAGAAACAAGACTAATACAG GAAAACTGGTACCAAGTGCAGCTGAGCCTTTGAACCACACAAATTCTCGAACACAAAG GGCTGGAAATTCAGACAAGCTTATCACTGCAGAACTAGGGCGGAAAGTGGAGGAGAGCTTACCTGTTGCACCAGTAGACAGCACAAGCTCAAACTCAAGACAGACTGAAAGTCACAGGAGAGTGCTTTGCTTTGATAACATCCCACCTGCTCCGGGAGGAAACGCCCAAATTCAAACTACTAAGAGTTTATCCCAAAAAGAAAGAAACGAAAATACTTTATTTGCTGTTGACTCTGCGTCATCCTCTGCAAAGGCACAGGTagcaaagagggagaaagagaaaacgCTGCCTAGAATTCTGTGTAAGCCAGAAGTTGGTAGCAACAGAAGCGCATCTGTGAAGGAGCCCCAGCCAGAGCGGAAGGCAGCGGCTGCAGGGCTTCCGTTGGATCCCTTCCACAAGACcacagcaaataaagaaaatgagTTACGAAGGGATAgtgatgaaaaacagaagaaccaGGACACTGCCAAACTCTCAAACGGCCAACAAAGTGTTAGCTTGTGGAATGAGAAGACAGTTGGTTCGGTGCAAGAGCTGAGCAGAAAGCAAGGGTCACTGTCGAATGGGAACGGCAAACCTTCAGCGTCCGTTGCCTTGTCGTCCAAGGAGCCAAAGCGAGAGCCGACTAAGGCTTCCAGCCAAGGCCTTTGCCTCTCAAGTCCCTTCACTAAACAATGCGTGGAAATGTTGCAAGACATTCAATGGCACAGCCCGGCTAGTAAAACAGCTGAGAACGGAGAATTGCCAGTACCCCGCACACCGTCTGGCGTTGGGGACAGGCACACAGACGATACTACGGATAGCGTGCGGACACCGACCTGTCGGCGCTTCAATGAGGACAGCACGACCCCTAGGATAATGGTACCCCCCGCTACACCAGACttgcctgcctgcagcccggctAGTGAAACGGGCAGCGAGAACAGCGTCAGCATGGCTGCTCACACGCTGATGATACTGTCGCGGGCGGCTATAGCAAGGACTAGCACTGCAACCCCCCTGAAGGACAATACGCAACAGTTCAGATCCTTAAGGAGCACAGTAAAGAAGAGGAAGCTGGAGGACTTGAATGAGGGCGAGAGAAATTCTCGTTCTGCAAACAGAAGAGACCTTCAAAGCTCTCCAACAccatcaaaaaagaagaaaataaag AAAAAGAAGCTACCAAATTCTTTTCCAGCAGGAATGGATGTGGACAAGTTCCTGTTGTCTTTACATTatgatgaatga
- the NPAT gene encoding protein NPAT isoform X1: MLLPSDVARLVLGYLQQEKLLATCRAFILESSDLKEYAEHCTEDGFIPACLLSLCGKNLTTILNEYVAMKTKETTNEVPAMMSSLWKKLDYTLSQIRSMQNSTGFSANQRTRTRSGIVEMKRQRMLQQSAPANSGLLSVAYQSGPQNSSSLVSPQVIHRPTINQSMSQTRLNTLFVHQSQTQENKISTGDFIHVQVPASQERKLHSNLLSPGRRKSDSQKRRSVATSGPLSATRSSQDPDEVIIEKESEPLEEFIDGNFPQLVIENAREKILSNKSLQEKLAENINKILGSDGNVAQVPKQTDSGPMEQETSIDEILGLQGEIHMSEEAIQDILEQTESDPAFQALFDLFDYGKSKVNKNLPAGISGQSGVENTILVDEDNLETLESSLGTEDTSRCDNSRESLSCKGFQSGEASCALKTSINDDDMAKKNTTNEQLPGHCRPGKQAEVLKTITPEPIGELEIAFDSVPGLTEPNKRQSSDTECNEHCGDSYDKKESSALASESERAMEIEKGPLSHSGQRSPNLEYVHSGSPQISLISVAQGGTASENKTHSGSKCHLSPDTLLSEKTGTESPSGGSPGHSVQLRKNNSSLSPSADAAKEQAVTNDPAALPGVLPEDSRHLSNHQEQSTPSDSAAGSAVKISDLDKTELQLEVVDTSNTTYSNHQHTLDKPCKKDLNLPSGLSNSEGTQREMQEPSSSTKVDADNMYFSSGGDACTEISVVSTENNLTTSEICHSPLPETASSADESGTGAKSISGVSSSSQPMDVDPSNIMSLKIIISDDPFISSDTELNNAVSSITGENLPTIILSSPAKSPTKTAGLSQCLTSEDTEKNVDSALAEQNLLVLRPKDPVVTSVTTPNEDCAVFSVAGTTNLSKEGGFIQLMPATSTAFGNSNNLYIATCVTDPATLGTAVTPSNVVVLPGSSMPLAAQAPAVQQLRTPPRSSNTFAANQTVSPNFPQGSAIIIASPVQPVLQGMVGMIPLSVVGQNGNTFSAPARQVLHMPVANPVCNRSVPKLPIPPKSQKIPGARNKTNTGKLVPSAAEPLNHTNSRTQRAGNSDKLITAELGRKVEESLPVAPVDSTSSNSRQTESHRRVLCFDNIPPAPGGNAQIQTTKSLSQKERNENTLFAVDSASSSAKAQVAKREKEKTLPRILCKPEVGSNRSASVKEPQPERKAAAAGLPLDPFHKTTANKENELRRDSDEKQKNQDTAKLSNGQQSVSLWNEKTVGSVQELSRKQGSLSNGNGKPSASVALSSKEPKREPTKASSQGLCLSSPFTKQCVEMLQDIQWHSPASKTAENGELPVPRTPSGVGDRHTDDTTDSVRTPTCRRFNEDSTTPRIMVPPATPDLPACSPASETGSENSVSMAAHTLMILSRAAIARTSTATPLKDNTQQFRSLRSTVKKRKLEDLNEGERNSRSANRRDLQSSPTPSKKKKIKKKKLPNSFPAGMDVDKFLLSLHYDE, translated from the exons ATGCTGCTGCCGTCCGACGTGGCCCGGCTGGTGCTGG GATATTTACAACAGGAAAAGCTTCTAGCTACCTGCCGTGCATTTATTTTGGAAAGCTCAGATTTGAAAGAATATGCAGAGCATTGTACAGAGGATGGGTTTATTCCAGCCTGCTTGCTG tccctGTGTGGAAAAAACTTGACAACTATTCTTAATGAATACGTAGCCATGAAAACAAAAG AAACAACAAATGAAGTTCCGGCAATGATGTCATCTCTCTGGAAAAAATTAGACTATACACTTTCTCAGATCAG gagCATGCAGAATTCCACAGGATTTTCTGCTAATCAAAGGA CACGTACAAGAAGTGGAATTGTAGAaatgaaaagacagagaatgCTTCAGCAATCAGCTCCTGCAAACTCAGGATTGTTGTCCGTAGCCTATCAGTCAGGGCCACAGAATTCCTCTTCCCTTGTATCTCCTCAAGTTATTCACAGGCCAACAATAAATCAAAGCATGTCACAGACAAGACTGAATACGTTGTTTGTGCACCAGTCACAAACTCAGGAAAACAAGATCAGCA cagGAGATTTCATACATGTTCAAGTTCCAGCATCACAAGAACGAAAGCTTCATTCAAACTTGCTTTCTCCAGGAAGACGAAAAAG TGACTCTCAGAAGAGGAGGAGTGTTGCAACATCTGGACCTCTTTCAGCAACTAGAAGTTCTCAAGATCCTGATGAAGTAATAATAGAAAAAGAAAGTGAGCCACTTGAAGAATTCATAGATGGTAACTTCCCA CAACTGGTTATTGAAAATGCCAGAGAAAAAATCTTGAGCAACAAATCTCTTCAGGAGAAGCTTGCTGAGAACATTAACAAAATCCTGGGCAG TGATGGCAATGTTGCTCAGGTGCCTAAGCAGACAGACAGTGGTCCCATGGAACAGGAGACTTCAATTGATGAAATCCTCGGACTTCAG GGTGAAATTCATATGTCAGAAGAGGCTATACAGGACATTCTAGAACAGACAGAATCAGATCCAGCTTTTCAGGCACTCTTTGACTTGTTTGATTATG gaaagagCAAGGTAAACAAGAACTTACCTGCTGGTATTTCTGGTCAGAGTGGAGTAGAAAATACAATCCTGGTGGATGAGGACAACCTGGAAACACTTGAAAGTTCTTTAGGAACAGAAGATACTAGTAGAT GTGATAATTCTAGAGAATCGCTATCCTGTAAAGGTTTTCAGTCAGGAGAAGCATCATGTGCCTTGAAGACCAGCATTAATGATGATGATATGGCTAAGAAAAATACAACCAATGAACAGTTGCCTGGACATTGTAGACCAGGGAAGCAGGCTGAAGTGCTCAAAACCATTACGCCTGAACCCATTGGGGAGCTTGAGATTGCTTTTGACTCTGTGCCTGGTTTAACTGAACCTAACAAGAGACAGAGTTCTGATACCGAATGTAATGAACACTGTGGAGATTCTTATGATAAAAAAGAATCGTCTGCATTAGCATCTGAAAGTGAAAGAGCTATGGAAATTGAAAAAGGGCCACTAAGTCATAGCGGTCAACGTAGTCCTAATTTAGAATATGTTCATTCTGGTAGTCCACAGATTTCTTTGATTTCAGTGGCCCAAGGTGGTACAGCcagtgaaaataaaacacattctgGAAGTAAATGTCACTTATCACCAGATACATTACTATCTGAAAAAACAGGTACTGAAAGCCCTTCTGGTGGGAGCCCTGGCCACAGTGtacagctgagaaaaaacaaTTCATCATTGAGCCCATCAGCAGATGCAGCAAAAGAACAGGCTGTAACAAACGATCCAGCTGCCTTACCTGGCGTTTTACCGGAGGACTCTAGGCACCTCTCTAACCATCAGGAACAGAGCACGCCGTCAGACTCTGCTGCAGGATCTGCAGTGAAGATTTCGGATCTCGACAAAACGGAGTTGCAGCTGGAAGTTGTTGATACTTCTAACACAACTTACTCAAATCATCAGCATACACTTGATAAGCCTTGTAAGAAAGATCTTAACCTCCCTTCAGGACTGTCAAACTCAGAGGGAACACAAAGGGAAATGCAAGAACCTTCATCTTCTACAAAAGTAGATGCTGATAATATGTATTTCTCTTCTGGTGGTGATGCATGTACAGAAATTTCTGTGGTATCCACTGAGAATAATCTTACTACATCTGAAATATGCCACTCTCCTCTGCCGGAAACTGCATCCTCAGCAGATGAGTCGGGTACTGGGGCCAAAAGTATAAGCGGTGTATCGTCTAGTAGTCAGCCAATGGATGTTGATCCTTCCAATATAATGTCCCTCAAGATCATCATCAGCGATGATCCATTTATTTCATCAGACACGGAGTTAAATAACGCAGTTTCCAGCATCACAGGAGAAAATTTGCCGACTATAATATTGTCTTCTCCAGCCAAATCCCCAACCAAGACTGCAGGCCTGTCCCAATGTCTAACTTcagaagacacagaaaaaaatgtggattCAGCTTTGGCAGAGCAGAATCTTCTTGTGCTTAGACCTAAGGATCCAGTGGTCACCTCCGTTACCACTCCGAATGAAGACTGCGCTGTTTTTTCGGTTGCAGGTACAACTAATCTTTCCAAGGAAGGGGGATTTATACAGTTGATGCCAGCAACCAGCACAGCTTTTGGGAATTCAAACAACCTTTACATAGCCACCTGTGTCACTGATCCAGCTACCTTGGGCACAGCTGTAACACCATCAAACGTAGTTGTTTTGCCCGGCAGTTCCATGCCGCTCGCTGCCCAGGCTCCAGCTGTACAACAGTTACGGACTCCGCCAAGATCCAGCAATACGTTTGCAGCAAACCAGACTGTCTCCCCAAACTTCCCACAAG gTTCTGCCATTATAATTGCATCTCCGGTGCAACCTGTTTTGCAAGGGATGGTGGGAATGATACCTCTCTCAGTAGTAGGACAAAATGGAAATACGTTCTCAGCACCTGCCCGCCAG GTTCTGCATATGCCTGTGGCTAATCCAGTGTGCAACAGAAGTGTCCCAAAACTTCCCATCCCTCCCAAATCACAAAAGATTCCTGGAGCAAGAAACAAGACTAATACAG GAAAACTGGTACCAAGTGCAGCTGAGCCTTTGAACCACACAAATTCTCGAACACAAAG GGCTGGAAATTCAGACAAGCTTATCACTGCAGAACTAGGGCGGAAAGTGGAGGAGAGCTTACCTGTTGCACCAGTAGACAGCACAAGCTCAAACTCAAGACAGACTGAAAGTCACAGGAGAGTGCTTTGCTTTGATAACATCCCACCTGCTCCGGGAGGAAACGCCCAAATTCAAACTACTAAGAGTTTATCCCAAAAAGAAAGAAACGAAAATACTTTATTTGCTGTTGACTCTGCGTCATCCTCTGCAAAGGCACAGGTagcaaagagggagaaagagaaaacgCTGCCTAGAATTCTGTGTAAGCCAGAAGTTGGTAGCAACAGAAGCGCATCTGTGAAGGAGCCCCAGCCAGAGCGGAAGGCAGCGGCTGCAGGGCTTCCGTTGGATCCCTTCCACAAGACcacagcaaataaagaaaatgagTTACGAAGGGATAgtgatgaaaaacagaagaaccaGGACACTGCCAAACTCTCAAACGGCCAACAAAGTGTTAGCTTGTGGAATGAGAAGACAGTTGGTTCGGTGCAAGAGCTGAGCAGAAAGCAAGGGTCACTGTCGAATGGGAACGGCAAACCTTCAGCGTCCGTTGCCTTGTCGTCCAAGGAGCCAAAGCGAGAGCCGACTAAGGCTTCCAGCCAAGGCCTTTGCCTCTCAAGTCCCTTCACTAAACAATGCGTGGAAATGTTGCAAGACATTCAATGGCACAGCCCGGCTAGTAAAACAGCTGAGAACGGAGAATTGCCAGTACCCCGCACACCGTCTGGCGTTGGGGACAGGCACACAGACGATACTACGGATAGCGTGCGGACACCGACCTGTCGGCGCTTCAATGAGGACAGCACGACCCCTAGGATAATGGTACCCCCCGCTACACCAGACttgcctgcctgcagcccggctAGTGAAACGGGCAGCGAGAACAGCGTCAGCATGGCTGCTCACACGCTGATGATACTGTCGCGGGCGGCTATAGCAAGGACTAGCACTGCAACCCCCCTGAAGGACAATACGCAACAGTTCAGATCCTTAAGGAGCACAGTAAAGAAGAGGAAGCTGGAGGACTTGAATGAGGGCGAGAGAAATTCTCGTTCTGCAAACAGAAGAGACCTTCAAAGCTCTCCAACAccatcaaaaaagaagaaaataaag AAAAAGAAGCTACCAAATTCTTTTCCAGCAGGAATGGATGTGGACAAGTTCCTGTTGTCTTTACATTatgatgaatga